A stretch of Lachancea thermotolerans CBS 6340 chromosome D complete sequence DNA encodes these proteins:
- the AHK1 gene encoding Ahk1p (similar to uniprot|Q07454 Saccharomyces cerevisiae YDL073W Hypothetical ORF), giving the protein MEGPKTEARLLHSLNKFIALISHVDSSGQTKAVPNSKLVANFLRLNLLSGLRAAQQASSIVENRETKERDLLVQWWITLLNFLNSKVDNPDEHPSSPLLSIELLSVSLECVSRILTLLIVTSREDAEHKRDLEVYSYHTLLTVHYVTNMLITNTKKRKQLSGNASLHPSQLKAKITYYSDYNALLNAFMGKLMAYAFFFLDPCFNYDYFILAFLEPCIVPAPHSFAAMPWKTKDFHVVQKRPNEQSSVSRSDQNGRIFQVMISYLRNDMVFMAFYWHYWYIALKLLSTVGVNEISAEYIPGCSFLSWYLGKCIDNDLQSFTRYVKSQESDITQHNKIHANHSPVTSEQINNFVFVNFKTIKLWECIRTLIGCVHPALSTLLGSLVSFHDNIQFRKISKIPSHDFLLGNLAYNRILQFIIFQFDTIPQYLNCLDWHKWCHGIMRMLKTLNANCQSVALLALFNIWRFIPSENALKSDMSYLLSVTLWNHLALETHYDVVRILFFKIIVFHLLDSEVDEDGGIKCCILRNLQDAYVRATKLSALVSHEPLLDHSKDSLLFHMNKKLILSSIEFIDEETLMNDIDEAKTSDRRKAILIPSVISVASVRPMVVLGRGKYPFDVQDEMVLKAAKKAATRRREAINANPTPKDSAISRDNRSTSFSSRGTDDSIVDEEDQSNPISNALGSFFSKFGSSSSKSAQKPKSSSSNKLSKVYIQGRQRKNSSQSANSERKNDSDSAEMISMYSSLSAASSVSANKSGSSLELRTQPSNSSMNIGFYRSHPGKEDQGKSLPPQPLKRKKLLAPPEQKFSGEINGRRSVQWMFRLITAPMSGSSSSALSKVQEANDRWGCITARTYDKPLPAPVDSSNTLECGLDLCSLNTSFSEFDLSESEIPNTLQSSSKNHSESPVQNLPYPDFLSLGASTIDSIEGSDSIGRLPVSQWGLDIQTSLASILTEPDEGSQLESHANISNSGANMPGAIIMRQRTELCKLVKLIDVFNCTIKERCNFADMFHEDNAQILMDSEIGTFRSPQFGSKSTVNAHIDFM; this is encoded by the coding sequence ATGGAGGGGCCCAAAACGGAGGCTCGGCTATTACACTCGCTGAACAAATTCATAGCTCTAATCAGTCATGTAGACTCGAGTGGGCAGACCAAAGCGGTACCGAATAGCAAGTTAGTGGCAAACTTTCTGAGGCTTAATCTGCTTTCTGGCTTGCGGgcagctcaacaagccTCGAGCATCGTGGAGAACCGggaaaccaaagaaagagatcTTTTGGTTCAATGGTGGATCACACTCCTTAACTTCCTGAATAGCAAGGTTGACAATCCGGACGAGCATCCTAGCTCCCCGCTTCTTAGCATTGAGCTCCTGTCTGTCTCGTTGGAATGCGTTAGCAGAATCCTGACCCTGCTCATCGTTACTTCCCGAGAAGATGCGGAGCACAAACGCGACCTGGAAGTTTACTCATACCACACACTTCTAACTGTGCACTATGTGACTAACATGCTTATTACAAATACtaagaagcgcaagcagCTTTCAGGGAACGCGTCTTTGCACCCTTCTCAGCTCAAAGCCAAAATTACTTACTACAGTGATTACAACGCTCTTCTTAACGCGTTTATGGGGAAGTTGATGGCATACgcgttcttctttctggaCCCTTGCTTCAATTATGACTATTTCATCCTGGCATTCTTGGAACCCTGCATAGTTCCGGCACCGCACTCCTTTGCTGCTATGCCgtggaaaacaaaagactTCCATGTTGTTCAAAAGCGTCCAAACGAACAGTCCTCAGTTTCACGTTCTGACCAGAATGGCAGGATTTTTCAGGTGATGATTTCTTATTTGAGAAATGACATGGTTTTCATGGCTTTCTATTGGCATTACTGGTACATTGCTTTGAAACTGCTCTCTACAGTTGGTGTCAACGAAATAAGCGCTGAATATATCCCTGGttgctctttcttgagctgGTACCTTGGGAAATGCATTGATAACGATCTTCAGTCATTTACGCGCTACGTCAAGTCGCAAGAAAGCGATATCACTCAGCATAACAAAATTCACGCCAACCACTCGCCTGTAACAAGTGAACAAATAAACAACTTTGTGTTTGtcaatttcaaaacaataaaaCTCTGGGAATGCATTAGAACTTTAATAGGATGCGTTCATCCGGCACTTTCGACGCTCTTGGGCAGTCTTGTATCTTTCCATGATAATATCCAATTCAGGAAGATTTCGAAGATTCCTTCTCATGATTTCCTTTTGGGAAATTTAGCATATAATCGGATTCTCCAGTTCATTATATTTCAGTTTGATACCATCCCGCAATACCTCAACTGCCTAGACTGGCACAAGTGGTGTCACGGCATTATGCGAATGCTCAAAACCCTGAATGCCAACTGCCAAAGCGTTGCACTGCTGGCACTTTTTAATATTTGGAGGTTCATCCCCTCTGAAAATGCATTGAAAAGTGATATGTCGTACCTTCTTTCTGTTACGTTGTGGAATCACTTAGCATTGGAGACACATTACGATGTCGTTCGtatcctcttcttcaaaatcattgtCTTTCACTTGTTAGACAGTGAGGTGGACGAAGATGGGGGCATAAAGTGTTGCATTCTAAGGAACTTGCAGGACGCATACGTACGAGCAACGAAACTCTCAGCCTTAGTCTCCCACGAACCACTTCTGGACCACTCAAAAGATTcccttctttttcatatgaacaaaaagttgatctTGTCCAGTATAGAGTTCATAGACGAAGAAACCTTAATGAACGATATTGACGAAGCAAAAACATCTGATAGGAGGAAGGCAATACTTATCCCCTCTGTAATATCTGTGGCAAGTGTTCGCCCCATGGTTGTGCTAGGCCGGGGGAAATATCCATTCGACGTTCAGGATGAAATGGTGCTTAAGgctgcaaaaaaagcgGCAACTAGAAGGAGAGAAGCAATCAATGCCAATCCAACTCCTAAAGATAGTGCGATCAGCAGAGACAATAGAAGCACCAGTTTCAGCAGTAGAGGCACGGATGACTCAATCGTTGACGAGGAAGATCAAAGCAACCCAATATCGAATGCGCTAGGatcttttttctcaaaattcggctcttcaagttctaaGTCCGCCCAAAAACCTAAATCTTCGTCCTCCAATAAGTTATCAAAAGTCTACATCCAAGGCAGACAGAGGAAGAACTCTTCCCAATCTGCCAACTCGGAACGAAAAAATGACAGCGACTCAGCTGAAATGATATCAATGTATTCATCATTATCTGCTGCATCTTCTGTGTCGGCCAACAAAAGCGGCTCGTCGCTCGAGCTCCGCACCCAGCCGTCAAACTCTTCAATGAATATTGGTTTTTATCGATCTCACCCGGGTaaagaagatcaaggaaaGAGTCTTCCGCCTCAACCGCTAAAGagaaaaaagcttttggcaCCGCCGGAGCAGAAATTCTCTGGTGAAATTAATGGGAGGAGAAGTGTTCAGTGGATGTTTCGTTTAATTACTGCACCGATGTCAggctcttcctcttctgctctctcaaaagttcaagaggCAAATGATCGCTGGGGATGCATCACGGCTCGCACTTATGATAAGCCCTTGCCTGCTCCTGTGGACTCGAGTAATACACTTGAATGTGGTTTAGACTTATGCAGTTTGAATACAAGCTTCAGCGAGTTTGACCTGTCGGAGAGTGAAATTCCAAATACATTACAAAGCTCCTCAAAAAACCACTCGGAGAGCCCTGTCCAAAATCTTCCCTATCCGGACTTTTTGAGTCTCGGGGCTAGTACAATTGATAGTATTGAGGGCAGCGACAGCATTGGACGTCTCCCGGTCTCTCAGTGGGGTTTAGATATTCAAACTAGTCTCGCTAGCATATTGACGGAGCCCGATGAAGGCAGCCAATTGGAGTCGCACGCAAATATATCAAACAGCGGAGCTAATATGCCAGGTGCTATTATTATGAGGCAGAGGACTGAACTTTGTAAGCTGGTCAAACTGATAGACGTGTTCAACTGCACAATAAAGGAACGCTGCAACTTTGCAGATATGTTTCACGAAGATAATGCACAAATTTTGATGGACTCGGAAATTGGGACTTTTAGAAGTCCTCAATTTGGCAGCAAGAGTACTGTCAACGCACATATTGACTTTATGTAA
- the SFP1 gene encoding zinc-coordinating transcription factor SFP1 (some similarities with uniprot|P32432 Saccharomyces cerevisiae YLR403W SFP1 Transcription factor that integrates information from nutrient- and stress-responsive signaling pathways to help control ribosomal protein gene expression inhibits nuclear protein localization when present in multiple copies): protein MDASATTTAPSSGSTPGILINNQPSASSQPGTSASASNMARLRRESIAHSQGMGGVSWGSLTIGSWLRDEVMIHAHMSAAHSNSGPGPAAASQNAGSSNVVNLSNANSFSPPGAASAYLPNLEKQYCKDYSCCGLLLPGLHDLLRHYEEAHISTSPGTTNTHASSMANIPTTAASAHNVTGAPGGVGANFVGMSSSAQTANNNLLKKQRMAAMYQQQLQHQAHDPTQTQQQQLPQNHHQQQQQQQRLHNSQQSPHQQPQQHQQQRGQLQQHIQQGIPHQTNPHTQAHIQHSFSQEQRHNLQFQQSPPQQQQQQQQQQQQHQTQLQQQLQNQMLNQAMQQQLHGVSHNPSSNTTSNVQQLHLNGNLVDAVSTNEVFLQTGAAQSGKAGNMMNPSLGNGRFSNNKMQAAFNNYSLNMQPMSKHGMDASTLQQQQFQHQQQQQFHQQPQQQHAHQYQQQQLRQQQRPGSQVQQQQQHRPVTGMSNSSLQRSRVPSQVNTAAAGIDLDFMDADIIDDLHDGSAIMGAAPSLTAEVAKAWKQVDVDPASKMPTHRTKLGGAQDSDDSSMSEDDEEDEVTTAAVPATAANKRKQQAGFIDDPARRLYVMDHEEHKPFKCPVIGCDKTYKNQNGLKYHKLHGHQNQKLHENPDGTFSIIDPESNEPYPDGMGFEKDKPYRCEVCGKRYKNLNGLKYHRGHSTH from the coding sequence ATGGACGCCTCTGCCACTACAACGGCCCCCAGCTCGGGTTCCACTCCCGGCATCCTTATCAACAACCAGCCCTCGGCCTCGTCGCAGCCTGGCACCTCGGCTAGCGCCTCTAACATGGCGCGGCTGAGGCGCGAGTCCATAGCGCACTCTCAAGGTATGGGGGGCGTCTCATGGGGCTCGCTGACCATCGGGTCGTGGCTCCGGGACGAGGTGATGATACACGCGCACATGTCTGCCGCGCATTCGAATTCTGGGCCAGGGCCCGCGGCGGCCTCCCAGAACGCCGGCTCGTCCAACGTTGTTAATCTCTCCAACGCTAATTCTTTTTCGCCTCCCGGCGCTGCATCTGCATACCTACCTAACCTGGAGAAACAGTACTGTAAAGACTACTCATGCTGCGGCTTGCTGCTGCCAGGCCTCCACGACCTATTGAGGCACTACGAAGAGGCTCACATATCAACATCCCCCGGAACCACCAACACTCATGCTTCGTCGATGGCAAATATACCGACAACTGCAGCCTCGGCCCACAACGTCACCGGCGCCCCAGGAGGTGTTGGCGCCAACTTTGTGGGCATGTCATCTTCCGCTCAGACGGCAAACAATAAccttctgaagaagcagcgcaTGGCTGCCATGTACCAGCAGCAACTACAGCATCAGGCGCACGATCCCACCCAGAcccagcagcaacagttGCCGCAGAATCACCatcagcagcaacagcagcagcagcgcctACATAACAGCCAGCAGTCACCGCATCAGCAGCCACAACAACATCAGCAACAGCGTGGCCAACTGCAACAGCACATCCAACAAGGCATCCCGCATCAGACTAATCCGCATACACAAGCACACATACAGCATTCCTTCTCACAAGAACAGCGTCATAATTTACAATTTCAGCAATCGCCgccgcagcagcaacagcaacaacaacaacagcaacagcagcatcagACCCAGCTACAGCAGCAACTACAGAACCAAATGCTCAACCAGGCCATGCAGCAACAGCTACATGGTGTTTCGCACAACCCCTCTTCAAACACCACTAGCAAtgttcagcagcttcatcTTAACGGTAACCTGGTAGATGCTGTCTCAACTAATGAAGTGTTTTTACAGACAGGTGCTGCTCAAAGCGGGAAAGCAGGGAATATGATGAACCCTAGCTTGGGCAATGGAAGATTTAGCAACAACAAGATGCAGGCAGCATTTAATAACTATTCTCTAAACATGCAGCCGATGTCCAAACACGGTATGGATGCCTCAACTctccagcagcaacaatttcaacatcaacaacaacaacagtTTCATCAGCAaccgcagcagcagcatgCCCATCAATaccaacagcaacagctaAGACAGCAACAGCGGCCAGGCTCTCAAgtccagcagcaacaacagcacAGGCCAGTTACCGGCATGTCGAACTCTTCACTCCAAAGAAGTCGTGTTCCTTCCCAGGTGAATACGGCGGCTGCCGGCATTGATTTGGATTTCATGGATGCTGACATAATTGATGACCTTCACGATGGTAGCGCTATTATGGGAGCTGCTCCATCTTTAACAGCAGAAGTTGCAAAGGCGTGGAAGCAAGTTGACGTGGACCCTGCCTCCAAGATGCCAACCCATCGGACAAAGTTGGGTGGCGCGCAGGACTCTGATGATAGCAGTATGAgcgaagatgacgaggaagacgaggTTACCACCGCTGCCGTTCCCGCAACAGCAGCTAATAAGCGCAAGCAACAGGCTGGATTCATTGACGACCCGGCCAGGAGACTCTACGTCATGGACCATGAAGAGCATAAACCGTTTAAATGTCCCGTCATTGGCTGCGACAAAACTTATAAGAATCAAAATGGGTTGAAGTACCACAAACTGCATGGTCACCAAAACCAGAAACTGCACGAGAATCCGGACGGCACTTTCAGCATAATAGACCCTGAAAGCAATGAGCCTTATCCTGATGGCATGGGATTTGAAAAGGATAAGCCCTACCGCTGTGAGGTATGCGGTAAAAGatacaagaacttgaatgGGCTGAAATATCATAGAGGACATTCTACGCATTGA
- the RPL31B gene encoding 60S ribosomal protein eL31 (highly similar to uniprot|P04649 Saccharomyces cerevisiae YDL075W RPL31A and to YLR406C uniprot|P04649 Saccharomyces cerevisiae YLR406C RPL31B, Protein component of the large (60S) ribosomal subunit) → MAGLKDVVTREYTINLHKRLHGVSFKKRAPRAVKEIKKFAKLHMGTEEVRLDPRLNQEVWKRGIQGVPFRLRLKISRKRNEEENAKHPLFSYVEPVVVASAKGLQTVVVEEDEA, encoded by the exons ATGGCCGGTTTGAAAGACGTTGTTACTCGTGAATACACCATCAACTTGCACAAGAGA TTGCATGGtgtctctttcaagaagagagctCCAAGAGCCGTCAAGGAGATTAAGAAGTTCGCCAAGTTGCACATGGGCACTGAGGAGGTGCGTTTGGACCCAAGATTGAACCAGGAGGTCTGGAAGAGAGGTATCCAAGGTGTTCCATTCAGATTGAGATTGAAGATCTCCAGAAAGAGAAACGAGGAGGAGAACGCCAAGCACCCATTGTTCTCTTACGTGGAGCCAGTTGTGGTTGCCTCCGCCAAGGGCTTGCAAACCGtcgttgttgaagaagatgaagcttAA
- the DUS4 gene encoding tRNA dihydrouridine synthase (similar to uniprot|Q06063 Saccharomyces cerevisiae YLR405W DUS4 Dihydrouridine synthase member of a widespread family of conserved proteins including Smm1p Dus1p and Dus3p) codes for MSSKYPQARILTKKNDPLHIIKTRKATHQRAVTIAGPMVRYSKLPFRQVCRHYNVDIVYTPMILAREYVRNCHARMADFSSNESDSPLIVQVGVNNVTDLLRFVEMVSPYCDGIGINCGCPIKEQVREGIGSALIYNPELLSSMVSAVKTKYGDKVRLETKIRIHDNWDQTVDLCNQLCDAGVDWITIHGRTRTTRSSEPVNLDAIKFITQKIKSRNVPVIANGDCFDMSDFQKILDYTGADGVMAVRGLLDNPALFGGFKACPWGALELFWHYTMEFGGLPHQLLLHHLHCMLGSMGLEKSLHNELMNIKDTSHLIDWFDYNFVLKRFGEQGFAEATDIPYKSHSKP; via the coding sequence ATGTCGAGCAAGTACCCGCAGGCTAGGATTCTGACCAAGAAGAATGATCCTTTGCACATTATCAAGACTCGGAAAGCCACACACCAAAGGGCCGTGACCATTGCGGGACCAATGGTGAGATATTCCAAGCTGCCATTCCGTCAAGTGTGCCGCCACTATAACGTCGATATCGTTTACACGCCAATGATTCTCGCTCGTGAATACGTGCGTAACTGCCACGCTAGAATGGCTGATTTTAGCTCGAATGAAAGTGATTCTCCATTGATCGTTCAGGTTGGAGTGAATAACGTTACAGACCTACTTAGGTTTGTCGAGATGGTAAGCCCTTACTGTGACGGAATCGGCATAAACTGTGGGTGTCCTATAAAGGAACAGGTGCGCGAAGGAATAGGTTCTGCGCTGATTTATAATCCTGAACTTTTGTCAAGCATGGTTTCCGCTGTAAAGACTAAATACGGTGACAAGGTAAGACTGGAAACCAAAATAAGGATTCATGACAACTGGGACCAGACCGTGGACCTTTGTAACCAACTTTGTGATGCCGGTGTCGATTGGATTACTATTCATGGGCGGACAAGAACAACGAGATCTTCTGAACCGGTCAACCTCGACGCCATAAAGTTTATTACgcaaaagatcaagagTCGAAACGTACCTGTAATCGCCAATGGCGACTGCTTCGATATGAGTGACTTCCAAAAGATATTGGACTACACTGGAGCGGATGGAGTAATGGCCGTAAGGGGCCTTTTAGACAACCCTGCGCTTTTTGGCGGCTTCAAGGCTTGCCCCTGGGGCGCGTTAGAACTTTTTTGGCATTACACTATGGAATTTGGTGGCCTGCCGCACCAGCTACTACTCCACCATCTTCACTGCATGCTCGGTAGCATGGGGCTTGAGAAGTCCCTGCACAATGAGCTCATGAATATCAAAGACACTTCCCATTTAATTGACTGGTTTGACTACAACTTTGTGTTAAAGAGATTCGGGGAGCAAGGATTTGCGGAGGCCACGGATATTCCTTACAAGAGCCATTCAAAACCATAA
- the BRE1 gene encoding E3 ubiquitin-protein ligase BRE1 (similar to uniprot|Q07457 Saccharomyces cerevisiae YDL074C BRE1 E3 ubiquitin ligase for Rad6p required for the ubiquitination of histone H2B recruitment of Rad6p to promoter chromatin and subsequent methylation of histone H3 (on L4 and L79) contains RING finger domain) — MSEEPTPKKAKLDWGLTDPSEPLTRKDVIAFQKEALFRAINKHRCREKSLEKQLETGELQSAELREQYASLYAMITALAGKVLTLSKEDLEAQKLCGAILEGGNKEVPGLAADFTALVEKHISHDAASPRQDSEEVTWNKQLHQLEATKAELSAHNRQLKKEISAIREHYQDLIRRYDREDSDTVRRVFKLQESPGESSAKEVAEISPANQSEVANAMTGDEKEEAVSKMEHELQIQDLNNQIESLKQTLKDLESWKASSETEIAKLRTELASNSSACEQTSRSIQNDRETLLHKLDLVTKENAELAQANDLYLSKFQQMVQDKEIFTNKLSLEFQTAQDALKKHNAMLEKDLVRIRATRDELTSRIAILESQKPKSELLADLQKVLDLQKERIEKMENKPVETTNDAVMKELQDLERAFKELTQLAHKKYSDHISQESIVSKLTVEKTKADQKYFTAMRSKDSILIENKNLSKNLHKSNELINQLKEIERTLQSKVESLNKQIHLSQSNEKRLMESSKAVSLKIMDLTSELGKTKKVVESLQGERAKHIEQDTRLESNIHSLQSQNSALKLQLSQAENKAKKLHKSLISNGGDNSIIAEELDNFRTIVYCSLCSKNWKNTAIKNCGHVFCEECCKERLAARMRKCPTCNKPFGSADLLVVHL; from the coding sequence ATGTCTGAGGAGCCAACACCcaaaaaagccaaactGGATTGGGGTTTGACTGACCCTTCAGAACCACTAACGCGGAAAGATGTGATAGCGTTCCAGAAGGAAGCTCTGTTTAGGGCGATCAACAAACACAGATGTCGGGAGAAGAGCTTGGAAAAGCAGTTAGAAACTGGTGAACTACAAAGTGCCGAGCTTAGAGAGCAGTACGCCAGCCTTTATGCAATGATTACGGCGCTCGCTGGCAAAGTGCTCACTTTGAGCAAGGAAGATCTGGAAGCGCAGAAGCTGTGCGGTGCTATTCTTGAAGGGGGCAATAAAGAAGTCCCTGGACTGGCAGCAGACTTCACGGCACTTGTGGAGAAACACATATCTCATGACGCGGCTTCGCCGCGACAAGACTCCGAAGAAGTCACCTGGAACAAACAGCTCCATCAACTTGAGGCCACAAAAGCCGAGCTCTCTGCGCACAACAGGCAGTTAAAGAAGGAGATATCCGCAATAAGAGAGCATTATCAAGACCTGATACGCAGGTATGATAGGGAGGATAGTGACACAGTGCGGAGGGTGTTCAAGCTGCAAGAATCTCCTGGAGAAAGTTCCGCTAAAGAGGTAGCCGAGATCTCACCAGCTAACCAAAGCGAAGTGGCAAATGCAATGACTGGTGACGAGAAGGAGGAAGCTGTGTCAAAAATGGAACATGAATTGCAGATACAGGATCTCAACAATCAGATAGAATCCTTGAAGCAAACCCTAAAAGATCTGGAGAGCTGGAAAGCCAGCTCGGAAACTGAGATTGCGAAATTGCGGACAGAGCTTGCATCTAACAGCAGCGCATGTGAACAAACAAGCCGCAGTATTCAGAACGACAGAGAAACGCTGTTACATAAACTTGACCTCGTCACCAAAGAGAACGCTGAGTTGGCACAAGCTAATGACCTATACTTATCGAAATTTCAGCAAATGGttcaagacaaagagaTTTTTACAAATAAGCTATCACTGGAATTCCAGACAGCACAGGATGCTTTAAAAAAGCATAATGCGATGCTAGAAAAGGACTTGGTTAGAATAAGAGCAACTAGGGATGAGCTAACAAGTCGAATCGccattcttgaaagtcaaaaaccaaaatccGAGCTGTTAGCAGACTTGCAAAAGGTGCTGGACCTACAAAAAGAGCGCATTGAAAAAATGGAGAACAAGCCCGTGGAAACAACTAACGATGCTGTGATGAAAGAGCTCCAGGATTTGGAGCGAGCTTTTAAGGAATTGACGCAGCTTGCACACAAGAAGTACTCTGACCATATAAGCCAAGAGTCAATCGTCTCGAAGCTAACAGTCGAAAAGACAAAAGCAGACCAGAAATACTTCACGGCAATGAGATCAAAGGACTCGATTTTAATagagaacaagaacttgtccaagaacttgcaCAAATCCAATGAGCTGATAAATCAGTTAAAAGAGATTGAACGCACTCTGCAGAGCAAAGTCGAAAGTCTTAACAAACAAATCCACCTCTCCCAATCCAATGAAAAACGACTAATGGAATCAAGTAAAGCAGTCTCGCTTAAAATCATGGATCTCACTTCGGAGCTGGGAAAAACTAAAAAGGTCGTAGAGTCCCTGCAGGGCGAAAGGGCCAAACACATCGAGCAAGATACTCGTCTAGAATCTAACATTCACTCTTTGCAGTCTCAAAACAGCGCTTTGAAACTTCAGCTTTCGCAGGCCGAAAacaaggccaaaaagttgcATAAATCTCTCATCTCCAATGGCGGGGACAACAGCATAATAGCTGAGGAGCTTGACAACTTTAGAACTATCGTCTATTGTTCCCTATGctccaaaaactggaaaaacaCAGCTATAAAGAATTGTGGTCACGTTTTCTGTGAAGAGTGTTGTAAAGAGCGGTTAGCTGCTAGAATGCGCAAGTGTCCCACATGCAACAAACCTTTCGGCTCTGCTGACCTTCTGGTGGTACATTTATAG
- the SEI1 gene encoding seipin (similar to uniprot|Q06058 Saccharomyces cerevisiae YLR404W Hypothetical ORF): protein MQINLTLPLKWAQWWAYILVLMLVNIAFIFPLSAFLFRDFYSRMIPPDTTRTVSFSESKREMGGWTGKTTFQFDLKRYSTEDAKLPFVSPNGFAQSVPLRSDIPYNMDVNLNIFCLNKVTDWNIRDAEVSISVLKSGKSNAAVVFRKTLLLSCANTRDVHSVSGTRRLTTTFAKQIQDELVNSYSLENPFFVEHDVKCLEVSLRCAGNANLIIDPNSSELKLSMNFENSLRNLMIRWKKLTYAVGTVVFDVIITSFFFLAFGLTFLRAGRVKERKDR from the coding sequence ATGCAAATCAACCTGACCTTGCCACTAAAATGGGCGCAATGGTGGGCATACATACTGGTTTTGATGTTGGTGAACATTGCGTTCATATTCCCTCTTTCAGCGTTTCTCTTTAGAGACTTTTATTCACGCATGATTCCTCCCGATACCACACGAACTGTATCCTTTTCGGAAAGCAAGCGGGAAATGGGAGGATGGACTGGTAAAACAACATTTCAGTTTGACTTAAAGCGTTACTCAACGGAGGATGCCAAACTTCCATTTGTATCGCCCAATGGCTTCGCTCAAAGCGTGCCACTAAGATCTGACATACCATATAACATGGATGTGAACTTAAACATATTCTGCCTAAACAAAGTGACCGACTGGAATATACGAGATGCAGAAGTCTCAATATCAGTATTGAAGTCAGGCAAGTCAAATGCCGCTGTTGTATTTCGCAAGACTTTGCTGCTCAGCTGTGCGAATACAAGAGATGTCCACTCTGTGAGCGGGACCCGGCGTTTGACTACTACGTTTGCCAAGCAAATTCAAGACGAGCTAGTAAACTCCTATAGCCTGGAAAATCcgttttttgttgaacatgACGTGAAGTGCTTAGAAGTATCTTTAAGGTGCGCTGGTAACGCCAACCTGATCATAGACCCCAATAGTTCAGAACTTAAGTTGTCaatgaattttgaaaacagttTGAGAAACCTCATGATAAGATGGAAAAAGTTAACTTACGCTGTGGGAACGgtagtttttgatgtaatCATAACTtcgttcttctttttggcttttggGCTCACCTTCCTACGCGCAGGACGCGTTAAGGAAAGAAAGGACAGATGA